Proteins encoded within one genomic window of Brachybacterium avium:
- a CDS encoding N(5)-(carboxyethyl)ornithine synthase, with translation MPGTARPLAATPELASGDAATAPPLLTLGLLAGSTMENERRLPLHPHHLDRIDADVRARMIVERGYAADFQLEPGYIESRVGRVADRDEVIASADVLLLPKPQAADITAIPEGRVLWGWPHCVQDAQMTQTAIDRRLTLIAFEAMNHWTRRGDFSLHVLHKNNELAGYCSVLHALSLRGSTGDYGPRLSAVVIGFGATARGAVTALQAQGIHDIQVLTQRGASAVGSPIHSAHLTQLNTGDGPVHLSTVLTEDGDVLLPDFLAAHDIVVNCTLQDVAAPLTYLRTQDLERFPAGRLIIDVSCDEGMGFEWAKPTEFEDPMFTVGQGVNYYAVDHSPSYLWNSATWEISEALLPFLRTVMEGPSAWIADQTIARAIEIRDGEVKNPSILAFQGRGSEYPHLRTAEVF, from the coding sequence ATGCCCGGCACCGCTCGACCGCTCGCTGCCACCCCCGAACTCGCGTCGGGCGACGCCGCAACGGCCCCTCCTCTCCTCACCCTGGGACTGCTCGCCGGGTCGACGATGGAGAACGAACGACGACTTCCGCTGCATCCTCACCACCTGGACCGGATCGACGCCGACGTACGAGCACGGATGATCGTCGAACGCGGCTACGCCGCCGATTTCCAGCTGGAGCCCGGGTATATCGAATCAAGGGTGGGGCGCGTCGCCGACCGCGATGAGGTGATCGCCTCCGCGGACGTCCTGCTGCTGCCCAAGCCCCAGGCGGCGGATATCACCGCAATCCCGGAGGGCCGTGTCCTGTGGGGATGGCCCCACTGTGTGCAGGACGCGCAGATGACGCAGACCGCGATCGACCGTCGGCTCACCCTCATCGCCTTCGAAGCCATGAACCACTGGACCCGGCGGGGAGATTTCAGCCTGCATGTGCTGCACAAGAACAACGAGCTCGCCGGCTACTGCTCCGTGCTGCATGCGCTGAGCCTCAGGGGATCCACGGGTGACTACGGGCCACGGCTCAGCGCCGTCGTCATCGGTTTCGGGGCCACGGCCCGAGGAGCGGTCACCGCTCTGCAGGCGCAGGGGATCCACGACATCCAGGTCCTCACCCAGCGTGGGGCCTCGGCTGTCGGCTCCCCGATCCACAGCGCACACCTCACCCAGCTGAACACCGGCGACGGCCCCGTCCATCTCAGCACGGTGCTCACCGAGGACGGAGATGTCCTGCTCCCGGACTTCCTGGCCGCCCACGACATCGTCGTCAACTGCACGCTCCAGGACGTGGCGGCGCCCCTCACGTACCTGCGGACCCAGGATCTGGAGAGGTTTCCCGCAGGGAGGCTGATCATCGATGTCTCGTGCGACGAGGGGATGGGCTTCGAGTGGGCCAAGCCCACGGAGTTCGAGGATCCGATGTTCACCGTCGGGCAGGGAGTGAACTACTACGCCGTGGACCACAGCCCGTCCTATCTGTGGAACTCGGCCACCTGGGAGATCAGCGAGGCCCTCCTGCCCTTCCTCCGCACGGTGATGGAGGGACCGTCCGCCTGGATAGCGGATCAGACGATCGCCCGTGCGATCGAGATCCGCGACGGCGAGGTCAAGAATCCGAGCATCCTGGCGTTCCAGGGCCGAGGATCCGAGTACCCCCACCTGCGGACCGCCGAGGTGTTCTGA
- a CDS encoding ferritin-like domain-containing protein, with translation MAFDLERFTDTSEPLQWDDLDLTVFREQPLDPQTLRTVRYMCDVEYHTTCFLRDLLVTPSHREEESAGFMTTWNREEFWHGEALAAVLAEHGIIVDYDEVKAKRLGLGWQLALSSVKQSGLANLVGQDFVAVHMTWGVANELSATAGYRRLAEMTDSPTLAALVTRIAQQETRHVAFYTTQARARLEKSEKARKLVRLLLSKAWRPVGSGIMEEDEVRHVFGHLFGGKQHEVDKLDQRMQRIPGLEGLTIFDQAFRRLAIA, from the coding sequence ATGGCCTTTGATCTCGAACGCTTCACCGACACCTCCGAGCCGCTGCAGTGGGACGACCTCGATCTGACGGTGTTCCGCGAGCAGCCGCTGGATCCGCAGACCCTGCGCACCGTCCGGTATATGTGCGACGTCGAGTACCACACCACCTGTTTCCTGCGGGATCTGCTGGTCACTCCCTCCCATCGGGAGGAGGAATCGGCCGGGTTCATGACCACCTGGAATCGCGAGGAGTTCTGGCACGGAGAAGCACTGGCGGCCGTGCTGGCCGAGCACGGGATCATCGTCGACTACGACGAGGTGAAGGCCAAGCGGCTGGGACTCGGCTGGCAGCTCGCGCTGTCATCCGTGAAGCAGTCCGGCCTGGCGAACCTGGTGGGCCAGGACTTCGTCGCCGTGCACATGACCTGGGGAGTGGCCAACGAGCTCTCCGCCACTGCCGGGTACCGGCGCCTCGCCGAGATGACCGACAGCCCCACGCTGGCCGCCCTCGTCACGCGGATCGCTCAGCAGGAGACACGGCACGTCGCCTTCTACACGACCCAGGCACGGGCACGCCTGGAGAAGTCCGAGAAGGCGCGCAAGCTCGTCCGCCTGCTGCTGAGCAAAGCGTGGCGCCCGGTGGGCTCCGGGATCATGGAGGAGGACGAGGTCCGGCACGTCTTCGGGCACCTCTTCGGCGGCAAGCAGCACGAAGTCGACAAGCTCGATCAGCGCATGCAGCGGATCCCGGGCCTGGAAGGGCTCACGATCTTCGACCAGGCATTCCGCCGACTGGCCATCGCCTGA
- a CDS encoding histidine phosphatase family protein: MATVLLVRHGRTTANATGLLAGRTPGVHLDDLGRDQAALTGKRIAAVPVARVVTSPLERCAETARAIVEQQSDAPPSSVDPELTECGYGQWQGRQLSDLATEELWRIVQSQPSAVVFPGGESMAGMQARSVAAIRRHDAAVEAEQGPGAVWVAVSHGDIIKSVLADALGMHLDLFQRLEVGPASVSIVSYGASRPRVWATNTDCGDLSWLAKDIPSGDAAVGGGAGTPATGSRTPRIST, translated from the coding sequence ATGGCGACAGTACTGCTCGTGCGGCACGGCCGCACCACGGCCAATGCGACCGGCCTGCTGGCAGGTCGGACCCCCGGCGTCCACCTCGACGATCTCGGACGGGATCAGGCGGCGCTGACCGGCAAGAGGATCGCGGCCGTGCCCGTGGCCCGGGTGGTGACGAGCCCGCTCGAGCGCTGCGCGGAGACCGCCCGGGCCATCGTCGAGCAGCAGAGCGACGCACCGCCCTCGTCGGTCGACCCCGAGCTCACAGAGTGCGGTTACGGTCAGTGGCAGGGCCGTCAGCTCAGCGATCTCGCGACCGAGGAGCTGTGGCGGATCGTGCAGTCGCAGCCGTCCGCTGTCGTCTTCCCCGGCGGCGAGTCGATGGCCGGGATGCAGGCCAGGTCGGTGGCAGCGATCCGACGCCACGATGCCGCCGTCGAGGCCGAGCAGGGGCCGGGTGCGGTGTGGGTGGCGGTGAGCCACGGCGACATCATCAAGTCGGTCCTCGCCGACGCGCTGGGAATGCATCTGGACCTGTTCCAGCGGCTCGAGGTGGGGCCCGCCTCCGTGTCGATCGTGAGCTATGGCGCGAGCCGGCCGAGGGTCTGGGCGACCAACACGGACTGCGGTGATCTGTCCTGGCTCGCGAAGGACATCCCCTCCGGCGATGCAGCGGTGGGCGGCGGCGCCGGCACTCCCGCCACGGGCAGCCGGACGCCTAGGATCAGCACATGA
- a CDS encoding Txe/YoeB family addiction module toxin produces the protein MRLVWDESAWEDYKHWQTADRKILKRINTLIDACLREPFSGIGKPEQLKYGAQGAWSRRITDEHRLVYLVDDEDLVILQARYHY, from the coding sequence GTGCGTCTGGTCTGGGACGAGTCGGCCTGGGAAGACTACAAGCACTGGCAAACCGCCGACCGGAAGATCCTCAAGCGCATCAACACGCTCATCGACGCTTGCCTGCGCGAACCGTTCTCCGGGATCGGCAAGCCCGAGCAGCTGAAGTATGGAGCGCAGGGTGCGTGGTCGCGGCGCATCACCGATGAGCACCGACTGGTCTACCTCGTGGACGACGAGGACCTCGTGATTCTTCAGGCCCGCTACCACTACTGA
- a CDS encoding YtoQ family protein produces the protein MSFSVYLSGEIHTEWRDEIQRGAEAAGLDVVFSAPVTDHPASDAAGDHLGENDSKFWRDHQSSKVNAIRTRTLIEKSDLVVVRFGDKYKQWNAAFDAGYCAALGKPYVTLHDEDIIHPLKEVDAEAQAWCTTTDQVVETLRYVLEA, from the coding sequence ATGAGTTTTTCCGTCTATCTCTCCGGCGAGATCCATACCGAGTGGCGTGACGAGATCCAGCGCGGCGCGGAGGCCGCCGGTCTCGATGTGGTCTTCAGTGCGCCGGTGACCGACCACCCCGCCAGCGACGCCGCCGGCGACCATCTCGGCGAGAACGACAGCAAGTTCTGGCGCGATCACCAGTCCTCGAAGGTCAATGCCATCCGCACCCGCACCCTGATCGAGAAGAGTGATCTGGTGGTGGTGCGCTTCGGGGACAAGTACAAGCAGTGGAACGCCGCGTTCGATGCCGGCTACTGTGCCGCGCTGGGCAAGCCCTACGTGACCCTCCATGACGAGGACATCATCCATCCGCTCAAGGAGGTCGACGCCGAGGCCCAGGCCTGGTGCACGACCACCGACCAGGTGGTGGAGACCCTGCGCTACGTGCTGGAGGCGTGA
- a CDS encoding sulfurtransferase → MHSVLNISAYLFTRISDREQLRPVLRARAEAAGLKGTILLAEEGINLFLAGHPDAVRAYVDELRDDPRFAALSTKESWSAEQPFRKMLVKLKREIIRMDHPTIRPLEDRAPAVEPGTLKRWLDQGHDDDGRDIVMLDTRNAFEVDYGTFEGALDWRITRFTHFPEAASAHRDALEGKTVVSFCTGGIRCEKATIYLREAGIEALQLEGGILGYFEQIGHDHYDGECFVFDEREALAPDLTPRAITTV, encoded by the coding sequence GTGCACAGCGTCCTCAACATCTCCGCGTACCTGTTCACCCGGATCAGCGATCGCGAGCAGCTGCGCCCTGTCCTGCGCGCACGGGCAGAAGCAGCGGGTCTGAAGGGCACGATCCTCCTCGCGGAGGAGGGCATCAACCTGTTCCTCGCGGGTCATCCCGACGCAGTGCGCGCCTACGTCGATGAGCTGCGCGACGACCCCCGCTTCGCCGCTCTGTCGACGAAGGAGAGCTGGTCTGCCGAGCAACCGTTCCGCAAGATGCTCGTCAAGCTCAAGCGCGAGATCATCCGCATGGATCACCCGACGATCCGCCCTCTCGAAGACCGAGCGCCGGCGGTGGAGCCGGGCACCCTCAAGCGCTGGCTCGATCAGGGACACGACGATGACGGGCGCGACATCGTCATGCTCGACACGCGCAATGCGTTCGAGGTCGACTACGGCACCTTCGAGGGCGCGCTGGATTGGCGCATCACACGGTTCACGCATTTCCCGGAGGCGGCCTCCGCACACCGCGATGCGCTCGAGGGCAAGACCGTCGTGAGCTTCTGCACCGGTGGGATCCGCTGCGAGAAGGCCACGATCTACCTGCGCGAGGCAGGCATCGAAGCGCTTCAGCTCGAGGGCGGCATCCTGGGCTACTTCGAGCAGATCGGCCATGACCACTACGACGGGGAATGCTTCGTCTTCGATGAGCGCGAGGCGCTTGCGCCCGACCTCACGCCGCGAGCCATCACCACGGTGTAG
- a CDS encoding TraR/DksA family transcriptional regulator, which translates to MVGSPARGESIEARHREMLARLANIERELSALRRTREGLSDDDEHDPDGVPLSSQWSRLEGLRQSMLEALASIDAAHARWSRGEDGRCSSCGGPIAAERLSARPEATTCIDCAP; encoded by the coding sequence ATGGTCGGCTCACCGGCTCGCGGTGAGAGCATCGAGGCACGTCATCGCGAGATGCTCGCCCGCCTGGCGAATATCGAACGGGAGCTCTCCGCCCTGCGGCGCACCCGCGAGGGGCTGAGCGATGACGACGAGCACGATCCCGACGGCGTCCCCCTGTCCTCGCAGTGGTCCCGGCTGGAGGGGCTGAGGCAGAGCATGCTCGAGGCGCTCGCCTCGATCGATGCCGCCCACGCTCGCTGGTCCCGTGGAGAGGACGGCCGGTGCAGCAGCTGCGGCGGCCCGATCGCCGCGGAACGCCTGTCCGCTCGGCCGGAGGCGACCACCTGCATCGACTGCGCGCCTTGA
- a CDS encoding SCO1664 family protein, which produces MTATDPATAELTLTGRITTASNATFLGSIDGAAVVYKPVAGEAPLWDFPGGTLAGREVAAYLISQALGWNIVPRTWLRDGPLGEGMVQLWQEPDRAQRAVDLLASDHLPATGWRSVLEGLDQSGERITLVHEDSPALRRMAVFDVIVNNADRKGDHILAMADGHRHGVDHGLTFHRDPKLRTVLWGWMGEALTDEECEGIDRVSEGLHGELGRRLRELLSADEVAALAARCAALRADGQFPAPSGAMPAVPWPLF; this is translated from the coding sequence ATGACCGCGACCGACCCGGCGACCGCCGAGCTGACGCTCACCGGCCGCATCACGACGGCGTCCAACGCGACGTTCCTCGGCAGCATCGACGGCGCGGCAGTGGTCTACAAGCCGGTGGCGGGCGAGGCCCCGCTCTGGGACTTCCCCGGCGGCACCCTGGCCGGCCGGGAGGTGGCCGCCTACCTGATCTCGCAGGCCCTCGGCTGGAACATCGTGCCGCGCACCTGGTTGCGCGACGGCCCGCTGGGCGAAGGGATGGTGCAGCTCTGGCAGGAGCCGGACCGCGCCCAGCGCGCCGTGGATCTGCTCGCGTCGGACCATCTTCCCGCGACGGGCTGGAGAAGCGTGCTCGAGGGCCTCGATCAGAGCGGGGAGCGGATCACCCTCGTCCATGAGGATTCGCCGGCCCTGCGACGCATGGCGGTGTTCGACGTGATCGTCAACAACGCCGATCGCAAAGGCGACCACATCCTCGCCATGGCCGACGGTCATCGGCACGGCGTCGATCACGGGCTCACCTTCCATCGCGACCCCAAGCTGCGCACCGTCCTCTGGGGATGGATGGGGGAGGCACTGACCGACGAGGAGTGCGAGGGCATCGACCGTGTCAGCGAAGGGCTGCACGGCGAGCTGGGCCGGCGCCTGAGGGAGCTGCTCAGCGCCGACGAGGTCGCCGCACTCGCCGCGCGCTGCGCCGCGCTGCGTGCGGACGGGCAGTTCCCGGCCCCGAGCGGCGCGATGCCGGCGGTGCCGTGGCCTCTGTTCTGA
- a CDS encoding ketopantoate reductase family protein gives MSTIAVVGAGVIGQTYAGLLADAGHDVSIVARGRRADQLRMSGIVLHRDGSTTRPRCRVVDTLAEARNAEVVMVAVRGEQLPSVQAEAAASLAPIVVCMSNPLGQREAFEQDVGAERTVFTFSGIGGLIADDGSVHYHSVRQQPTVVDAAASAGAAVAELMGTTALAVHREHQMASWLDTHSVFIAGIGAAVLTTENGAPGVSRSRERARQIVGAISEAFDALQGHGVPIRPAALRTIFGRVPTWFAARYWQRQFGGPLVQVSIAPHVLATRFTEFPQVAAHALSLVGRDAPRFRSLVMPCASPGHEA, from the coding sequence GTGAGCACCATTGCCGTCGTCGGCGCAGGAGTGATCGGGCAGACCTATGCGGGACTGCTGGCCGATGCCGGCCATGACGTGAGCATCGTCGCTCGCGGCCGACGTGCTGATCAGCTGCGTATGTCCGGGATCGTGCTCCACCGGGACGGCAGCACCACCCGGCCGAGGTGCCGCGTGGTGGACACGCTCGCCGAGGCACGGAACGCCGAGGTGGTGATGGTCGCCGTGCGCGGTGAACAGCTGCCCTCTGTGCAGGCCGAGGCTGCGGCGTCTCTGGCGCCGATCGTGGTGTGCATGTCCAACCCGCTCGGGCAGCGGGAGGCCTTCGAGCAGGACGTCGGTGCCGAACGCACGGTCTTCACCTTCTCCGGGATCGGTGGTCTCATCGCCGACGACGGCTCGGTCCACTACCACTCCGTGCGCCAGCAGCCCACAGTCGTCGACGCTGCGGCGAGTGCCGGGGCAGCCGTGGCAGAGCTGATGGGCACCACTGCACTCGCGGTGCACCGCGAACACCAGATGGCCTCATGGCTCGACACGCACAGCGTGTTCATCGCCGGCATCGGAGCGGCCGTGCTCACGACCGAGAACGGGGCACCGGGGGTCTCGCGCTCTCGCGAGCGGGCCCGCCAGATCGTGGGCGCCATCAGTGAGGCTTTCGACGCCCTCCAGGGGCACGGCGTCCCGATTCGACCAGCGGCCCTTCGCACCATCTTCGGGCGAGTTCCGACATGGTTCGCCGCCCGCTACTGGCAGCGCCAGTTCGGTGGACCGCTGGTGCAGGTGTCCATCGCGCCACATGTGCTGGCCACCAGATTTACGGAGTTTCCACAGGTGGCCGCCCACGCACTGAGCCTCGTCGGGCGAGATGCACCCCGGTTCCGCAGCCTGGTCATGCCATGCGCGTCGCCGGGCCACGAGGCCTGA
- a CDS encoding DUF3090 domain-containing protein: MTDAPAHVHEFDWPDRVVIGTLGRPGARTFYLQARAGEQILSIALEKEQSALLALKIDEILDQLIAVEGNRYSVPTSTPVELVDNDPLDAVQEQFRAGTIGIGWDPTTAQVIIEAHPLPADDDALDPGAAAGSEMLRVRMPVGTARAFTQRTREIVEAGRPLCTLCGHPMDPDGHICTLPED; the protein is encoded by the coding sequence ATGACCGACGCGCCTGCACATGTTCATGAGTTCGACTGGCCGGACCGGGTCGTCATCGGGACGCTCGGGCGCCCCGGGGCCCGCACGTTCTACCTGCAGGCGCGCGCCGGGGAGCAGATCCTGAGCATCGCCCTGGAGAAGGAGCAGTCTGCACTGCTCGCGCTGAAGATCGATGAGATCCTCGACCAGCTCATCGCCGTCGAGGGCAACCGCTACAGCGTCCCCACCAGCACTCCGGTCGAGCTCGTCGACAACGATCCGCTCGATGCCGTCCAGGAGCAGTTCCGCGCCGGGACCATCGGCATCGGCTGGGACCCCACCACGGCCCAGGTGATCATCGAGGCGCATCCCCTCCCCGCCGACGACGACGCGCTCGATCCAGGCGCTGCGGCGGGCTCCGAGATGCTGCGCGTGCGGATGCCGGTCGGCACTGCTCGGGCGTTCACCCAGCGCACCCGGGAGATCGTGGAGGCCGGGCGTCCCCTGTGCACGCTCTGCGGCCACCCCATGGACCCCGACGGCCATATCTGCACCCTTCCCGAGGACTGA